The Dermacentor silvarum isolate Dsil-2018 chromosome 11, BIME_Dsil_1.4, whole genome shotgun sequence region GCCGACGGCTCAAACTTGGCCGGACTTGGCCGCATTTGACTTCAAACCGTTGCTGATGTAAAGAAAATGGCGGCCGTGACGTAATGCTTGCACCCGCAAAACGCAAAAGCTTCGCTTTTGGGATCAAGTAGAATAcagaaaagaataaataaaaaccaTGATAAAATAATAAAACTCGTATGGCGTTTTAATCGGTGTCAAGCGTGCAGCAGACGCGACACAGCAGCAACGAATGCCAACAGTACCTCAAGATTACCAGCAAGCGGGGCAACATTGGCCGAGAGCAGCAAACTTTGTTCccttgttgttttttttaagtttttttttcttcgtccctCCCGCATGTTTGTATGACTCCCGTGCACCAGATTTCCCGCGTGCAGACTTGTTGAGCACGTGTCGTCCGCGCATGTTGTTGGtcttgcagcagcagcagcagtaggcTTTGTTTTCAATCGCCGCGTTCGTTTGACGCTTTCGGTTTCCTTTCGTTCCGTCATGCCGAGGAGAAGGTGAATGCGTCAAAAGCGGGCGCGACCGCGGCTGAGCGCAGCGCATCGACCAAGCATCGTCGACGCGACAGCGGCAGACCGCTCGACGTTCTTCTTCCGGCACGACTACTGCGAAGTCCAGCCACCGCTGGCCTGTTGCCTGGCCGTCGGCAGCGCTCCCAACCTGGTGTCCCCGACAGTACGTCTGTCACGCCTTCAGCTGGACCGGCAGCGGCGCTGAACAAAGGCGACGATCTAGCGCCTACTGGAAGCCCCGACCGTTCACAGGTGAAGGGACGGCCCGCGGCCCGTGCCAAGCCACCCGTTGCACAGGACATGACTGGAGGCAATGTAGCTGCCGATAAGTCGGCGAAGCCAGCCGTGGCTGCAAAGCGAGGGCGTGCAGCGCGGGGTCCTTTAGTTAAGCGTGCAGCAGTCAAAGCCTCAGAGCCCGGACAAGGAACCTCCGAAAGCCCAAGCCGTTCCAAGCCAACCGGTGGCGGCGCGGTAGACTCCACAGTAACGGTAGAGCCAAGTCTAAAGACGGGAAAACGAGGGCGTGCAGCAACTCCCCAGGCCGTTGTGGCGAAGGCGAAAGGAGGACGGAACACCGAAAGCCAGGTCCGTTCACCGTCGGCCCACTCTAAGTCTGCTGGTGCACTGGCCGAAGCCGGTGACAGTGCAGGAGCCTCGAAGTTAACTGGAAAGCAGGCTACAAAGCGTCGTCGTGCAGCTACTAGCAAGGCTAGTGCTGGTACAGTTGTGCTGCAGCAGTATATCAATGGgcgtcttgcactggagtttgaggtatagtagcggcgcctggtggcggcgaaaaacgtcatctgggtagtaccagcttggatagtattgagccctgggtgtggcgaagcacgtttctagcccgcgttttgcgtcgattcgcacttttttctgccctgcttcgagtgcgaaaaggctcgtcacttctcacagaccatggcgaccaggctgcgagctggccgcagcctatagttttacaaaaacggactctccgtgtgccgtgggacgtaatgctggaagcagaagacatcggcgacgccgatccggagagacctagctcagcctcgaaaaagcgtcaccgtcgttattgctgcgtcgtgggctgccatgaacaagacggcctgaatcccaacatcagattctaccgttttccttcaaggcctcacgctgcggagcgtcgggcgcgctggatatctgcagttcgtcgcgctgggtaagcgaaatggaagaccgacatagcagcaggcatggctggtgattcacgatccgagacccggccacagctacaattaacaattcgaccggtgcgaagtggttaaGTGACCAAGTgcgtgcaaatgaccacaaatggtcgggctgattcggtgacaattcactaccccactacgagcagcacaggttagagagttgaatgtgctcatccttgacctcaagccagcacgttgaggcagcacagcaaggtagtattgattacagcacatcgatgttcgagcgctgtcaataaaagctacatcaagcgagcagtgcacgagcgcgcgctgcagcacgatccgcacgtacgtacgttagtgcgagcttatatgcattgtatcagttatttatcaattgctagacagatggccactactgcgcaggcataactacttgtctagcggcaagcagtcaacaaagattgcaggagacctgccgtttcgcggcatgtcgaaagaccgctgccgtcgtggcgcgtacgatcgtgcgctcgagcagttcgtacaccgcggcatgctgaaagaccgctgccgtcgcggcgcgtaccgtcgtgcgctcgagcagttccgtacacatgtctacttatcgctgctgtgaattcatttatagaaagcatttcctcgcgtttgtgcgcctgaatctagcagcgtgcaaaccttacctgaagttcaacttcgcaggagcgtgactcgcttcacttgcgattgacaccgcgcgaaaacttcgccgcttattgcttgaacggcgtacacgtattcgggttgcataatttcttgcctttacgcagcatgccacccatggaaaaatcttagGCGCCCGATATTccctgcaagccgtggtacaacacaaccgaaagtggcgggtccatattgtaaacgtgcttgccgaagcagacgaccgagcttggtactacccagtttcggattgagggcgctttttagcaccatttttgcagcgccccctgggcaacgcaagagccccatcgGGACCCTCCGACGGAAAGAGGTGCAGCTGATGCATCAAGTACTGGAGAGGAGGACCTTTTGCAGCCAAAGAGAAAATCGTTAGCTCGCTCCAAGCAGCCTGGTGTGACTGTCAATGCTGGCAAGAGTGTGGATGCCTCTAATGTGACAGCCAAGAATACAACGAAGATGGCCAAGGGCAAGAAGCGAGGCCGTGCACCTGCCCTCGACCCTACCATGTCTGAGCCTCAACAGCTGGAGGAACAAGGCGCACCTGCTAAGCGCACTGTGGGCAATGTATTGAGTGGTGGAGAAAAGTCCAGCGCCACAGCACAAGGAGCTAAACGAGCGGGTCGTCCTTCAAAGCAACTCGGCTCTGTAGCCTTGCCTAGTACCAGTGCTGGAAGAACGGCAGCTACGACTGATGCTAACTTGGGGAGAGGTGCCAAGAAGCTGTCTGCCAAAGGCCAGACTGCAGCATCTAGGGGCCCTGGGATACAAAACAAAAAACTGCCTGCCAAAGGCCAAACTGCGGCTTCTAACACCACTGGGAAACAAAAGACGACGGCAGCCAAGGGGCGTCCACAGTCAAAGCCAAAACAAAGGAAGCGAAAGGGTGCTCCATCCGATGCTGATGAGGTGTCAGATGCTTCAGATAGCAGCTATGTAGTGCCACGTGGTTTGTTGCAGAGGGCAAAACGCAGGGAGCCTTTTTATTATGACTACATTCGCCCGTGGGTAGAGGAGCAGCTCTGGAGTGACAGCGACTCTGAGGACGACGAAGACATTTCAAATGCCTCGATCAGCAGCATCAtacctcctgctggtttgctccAACCATACCGTCTCAAGAATAGACTGATCGGTGCTGGAGGTAGTAGTTCAGGCAGTGACACCGAAGACGACATGCTTGTCTCTCCTGGAGAGGATCTCCTGTCGAGATGCGAAGCAAAATTTGGATTGAACACACTGCCACATTCCACGACAACCACTGCTGAAGCGATCA contains the following coding sequences:
- the LOC125941446 gene encoding damage suppressor protein-like isoform X1 gives rise to the protein MPRRKVNASKSGATAAERSDIDQASSTRQRQTARRSSSGTTTAKSSTAGLLPGRRRRSQPGVPDSTSVAPSGGPAAALNKGDDLAPTGSPDRLQVKGRPAARAKPAGAQDMTGGNVAADKSAKPAVAAKRGRAARGPLVKRAAVKASEPGQGTSESPSRSKPTGGGAVDSTVTVEPSLKRGKRGRAATPQAVVAKAKGGRNTESLVRSPSAHSKSAGALAEAGDSAGASKLTGKQATKRGRAATSKASAGTVVLQQHANQDPPTERGAADASSTGEEDLLQPKRKSLARSKQPGVTVNAGKSVDASNVTAKNTTKMAKGKKRGRAPALDPTMSEPQQLEEQGAPAKRTVGNVLSGGEKSSATAQGAKRAGRPSKQLGSVALPSTSAGRTAATTDANLGRGAKKLSAKGQTAASRGPGIQNKKLPAKGQTAASNTTGKQKTTAAKGRPQSKPKQRKRKGAPSDADEVSDASDSSYVVPRGLLQRAKRREPFYYDYIRPWVEEQLWSDSDSEDDEDISNASISSIIPPAGLLQPYRLKNRLIGAGGSSSGSDTEDDMLVSPGEDLLSRCEAKFGLNTLPHSTTTTAEAISMLVNFASSRRLPWGALTELVTIVNKLFAPAVDVLPGRKALVKALSEMP